From the genome of Streptomyces sp. S4.7:
ACCAGCCACGCACCCGCAGGCGTTGCAGTGCGTAGAACAGGACCAGCCCTCCCACGGCCCCGCCCAGCGCGAGCAGGTTGAGATCGCTGGTGAAGAACAGCGCGATGACGAGAATCGCGCCGAGGTCGTCGACCACCGCGAGTGTCAGCAGGAAAGCCCGCATGGCGGACGGGAGGTGGGTACTGAGGACGGCGAGGACCGCCAGTGCGAACGCGATGTCCGTGGCCATGGGTACCGCCCAGCCGGACAGCGATCCGCCTCCGGTACGGGCGACCGCGACGTACAGGAGGGCGGGCACCGCCATCCCGCACACCGCGGCCACCACCGGCAGCGCCGCCGCGGCGGGGGTGCGCAGCTCCCCGGCCACCAGCTCACGCTTCAGCTCGATACCCGCGACGAGGAAGAAGACGGTCAGCAGCCCGTCGGCGGCCCAGTGCCCCACCGACAGATCCAGCCCCAGCGCACCGATTCCGAAGTGCGTGTCGCGCACCGAGGAGTAGCTCTCGCTCCAGGGGGAGTTGGCCCAGATGAGCGCGGCCAGCGCCGCTGCCAGCAGCACCAGCCCGCCGACTGTCTCGGTGCGCAGCGCTCGCGCCACGGCCGTCCGCTCACGCCACGAGGGCACCGCCAGAAACGGTGAGCGCTCTTCGGAGTCACGGCGCATGCAGAGGGTCCTTCGAGGAGGTCGACTGCGGGTGGACACAGTTATCCGTGTCGCCGACCAGGCTTCCCGGCACTCCAGCGCGTTTCTTGACGCGTTGCTGACAGGCTATCCGCGCCCGCTGGTCAACGCACCTCTGCAGCGCCCGGGCCCACGGCGCACCGCACGACGGAGACCAGCACAGGAGCCGGGGCGGCTCGGGGGCGACAGACAGGCGCGGTCGGCCCCTTGGCAGGGGACCGACCGCGCCCTGGGACGGGAAGGGATCAGGATTCGGAGGGGGCCGGAGCCTTCTCCGCCGCCGGGTCCTGGACTTCACCGCTGTCGTGCCGGCGTACGTACGCCAGGAACGTCTCAAGTTCCCGCTTGACGACCGGGGCCAGGAAGTAGAGGCCGATGATGTTGATGACAGCCAGCGTGAACAGGACGGCGTCCGCCATGTCGATCAGGGTCTGGAGGGTGAGCAGCGAGCCGGCGACGGCGAACAGGGTGTAGATCACCTTGTACGTGATCTCGCTGGCCCTGCTGCGGCCGAAGAGGTACGACCACGCCTTGAGACCGTAATAGCCCCAGGTCAGGACGGTGGAGATCGCGAACAGCATCACCGCGACGGTGAGGATGTACGGGAACCAGGGCAGCACGGTCTCGAAGGCGTCGGACGTGATCGTCACGCCGCCGATCTCCTCGCCGGTGCGGGCCTCGGCCCAGCTCGCGGGGTTGGCGATCACGATCGTGAGGGCCGTCATCGTACAAATGATCACGGTGTCGATGAACGGCTCCAGCAGGGCCACCAGGCCTTCGCTGGCGGGGTGCTTCGTCTTGACGGCCGAGTGCGCGATCGGTGCCGAACCCAGACCGGCCTCGTTGGAGAACGCCGCACGCTTGAAGCCGATGATGAGCGCGCCGAGCACGCCGCCCGCGACTCCCTCGGGGTTGAACGCACCCTCGACGATGGTGGCGACGGCCGAGGGCACCTCACCGACGTGGACGAGGATGACGGCGAGGCAGGCGGCGATGTAGACGGCGGCCATGGCGGGGACCAGGCGGCTGGTGACCGAGGCGATCGAGCGGATGCCGCCGAGCAGGACGATTCCGACGAGTGCGGCCACCAGGATGCCGAAGAACAGCGCGCCGGCCGAGGAGCCCATGGCGCCGTCCTCGCCTCCGGTGACCGATACGAGCTGCGCGTAGCTCTGGTTGACCTGGAACAGGTTGCCGCCGAAGAGGCCGAAGAAGAGGATCATCGCCGAGGCGAGCACCGCGAGGACCTTTCCGAACCGCGCACCGGTGCTGCCGAACCGTTCCGCGAAGCCCTTGGGCAGGTAGTGCATGGGTCCGCCGGAGACGGTGCCGTCGGCGTGCACCTCCCGGTACTTCACGCCGAGGGTGACCTCGACGAACTTGCTGGCCATGCCGAGCAGCCCGCACAGAATCATCCAGAACGTCGCGCCGGGGCCACCGATGCTGACCGCGACCGCGACGCCGGCTATGTTCCCCAGGCCCACCGTGCCGGAGACGGCCGCCGTGAGTGCCTGGAAGTGGTTCACCTCACCGGCCGCGGATTTGTCGTCGTACTTGCCGCGCACCACATCGACGGCCAGCCGGAACCGGCGGAACTGGATCAACCCGAACCAGCCGGTGAAGACGAGACCCGCGACCACCAGCCAGGCCACGATCAGCGGCAGATCCGTGCCCCCTACGGGAACGGCGTAGAACACCACCTCCCCGAGCCAGGAGGCGATCGGTTCAAAGAATCCGCTGACGGATTCGTCGACCGACTCGGTGAATGAGTCAAGTGACATCTGACTACCTCGGGAGCGCAGGCCGACGCGCAAGCACACGTCGGGTGGGGGCAGGCAAGGGCGAGACAGCCATGTCCAAGACCGTCGGGGGCGACCCGGTCCGCGGACCCGGACCGGGCTCACCCCGGTGGTACGTACCGGTGCGCACCGGTGAAACCGCCACCGGAAAGAGAGGCTCCGGAAACGGATTTACGCAGTCCTACCACGCCCTTTACGCACCGTTGAGTGATGCGCGTCACAAGACCGGGCCCATCCACCGGGCCCACGGGCCCACTGAGCGCGATCGTTACACGGATCTGAGCCCCAGTTGAGACAAGGGCCCCGCGTCGAGCGGGTCACCGGCTTCCCCGCGAGTTCGCCGCTGAGCCTGCGGGACGGAACGTCCCGGATGGGGGCGGGATCAGGTCGATGTCGACCTTGTCGTGGTCGGCGGCGCAGTCGGCGGCGCAGTCGGCGGCGCAGTCGAACTGGCCGAAGAGCCGGGCGAAGTCGAGGGTGCGCAGCAGGGTGAACAGTCCCCCGGGCTGCCTCGACTGCCTTGGCGGGCTCGCTGAGGAGACTGGAGGCCGCGCACGTGCGCTGGTGGGCGTTCGACGGCCCGGACGAAATCGACAACGGGCTCTGTCTCTGCGCGCTGCACCACAAGCTGTTCGACCAGGACACCCCCTAGCCGCAGGCCGGGCACAGCCCCCGGTACGTGACCTCCGCCGTCGACACCGTGAAGCCGAACCGTTCTTCCGGCGGGAGCGCGGACAGGGGGTCGCCGGTCGGGTGGACGTCGCGGATCGTGCCGCAGTCGGAGCAGATCAGGTGCTGGTGGGGGCGGTGGGCGTTGGGGTCGTACCGTTTGGCGCGGCCCTCGGTGGAGACCTCGATCACCTCGCCGATGGAGACCAGTTCGCCCAGGGTGTTGTAGACGGTCGCCCGGGAGATCTCGGGCAGCCGCCACGCCGCGAGCGCGTGCACCTCGTCGGCCGTGAGATGGACGTGGTCGCCGTCGAGCACCTGCGCGACGACCCGGCGCTGGGAGGTCATCCGCCAGCCGCGCCCTCGTAGTCTCTCCAGCAGGTCGCTCATGTCGGTTCACCTGTTCGCGTTCGCGAGAATCCGAAAGTGGATTCCGAAAGTACCGGCGGACATCCGCCGGACGTCCGGATTATTACTGGATGTACGTTTAGCTCGCTTCTTGACTTGGACTCCGTCCATCGTAGGATCGGTTCCGGCGAATAGCCAAGGAACGTCGCGTGTGGGGCCGTGTGGGGCTCCCCACTCGCTTACGCGGCAGAGCCCGTACGCCACGTCAAGCCTGGTCGGCGGGGGCACCGCCCGACCGCGTCCGACAGCCACTGCCTCTCCAGAGCACCTCTGATCCGCCTGGTCCGGAAGGATTTCAATGTCTGACAACCATGATGCAATCGTCGTAGACGCGAAGTCGGAGGAGGCGGGCGGTGGCTGCCCGGTCGCGCACGGGCGGGCCCCCCATCCGACCCAGGGCGGCGGAAACCGCGAGTGGTGGCCCGAGCGGCTGAACCTGAAAATCCTCGCGAAGAACCCCGCCGTGGCCAACCCGCTCGGCGAGGGCTTCGACTACGCCGAGGCGTTCAAGTCCCTCGACCTGCCCGCCGTGAAGCAGGACATCGCCGAGGTCCTGACCACCTCGCAGGACTGGTGGCCGGCGGACTTCGGTCACTACGGCCCCTTCATCATCCGGATGGCCTGGCACAGCGCCGGCACCTACCGGATCAGTGACGGCCGCGGCGGCGCCGGCGCCGGGCAGCAGCGCTTCGCGCCGCTCAACAGCTGGCCGGACAACGGCAACCTCGACAAGGCCCGCCGGCTGCTCTGGCCGGTCAAGAAGAAGTACGGCCAGAGCCTGTCGTGGGCCGACCTGATGATCCTCGCCGGAAACGTCGCCCTGGAGACGATGGGCTTCGAGACCTTCGGCTTCGCCGGCGGTCGCGCCGACGTCTGGGAGCCGGAGGAGGACGTCTACTGGGGTCCCGAGACCACCTGGCTCGACGACAAGCGCTACAGCGGTGACCGGAATCTGGAGAGCCCCCTCGGTGCGGTCCAGATGGGCCTCATCTACGTCAACCCGGAGGGCCCGAACGGCAGCCCGGACCCGCTCGCCTCGGCCCGCGACATCCGTGAGACGTTCCGCAGGATGGCGATGAACGACGAGGAGACGGTCGCGCTCATCGCGGGCGGCCACACCTTCGGCAAGACCCACGGCGCGGGCCCGGCGGAGAGCGTCGGCGCCGACCCGGAGGCCTCCGCGATCGAGGACCAGGGCTTCGGCTGGAAGAACAGCCACGGCACCGGCAAGGGTGGCGACACCATCACCAGTGGTCTTGAGGGTATTTGGACGAACACCCCGATCACCTGGGACAACAGCTTCCTGGAGATCCTCTACGGCTACGAGTGGGAGCTGTTCAAGAGCCCCGCGGGCGCCAACCAGTGGCGGCCGAAGGACAACGGCGGCGCCGGCTCCGTCCCCGACGCCCACGACGCGTCGAAGAGCCACGCCCCGACGATGCTCACGACCGACCTCGCGCTGCGCGTCGACCCGGCGTACGAGCAGATCTCGCGGCGCTTCCTGGAGAACCCCGCGGAGTTCGCGGACGCCTTCGCCCGCGCGTGGTTCAAGCTGACCCACCGTGACATGGGCCCCGTCGTGCGCTACCTCGGCCCGGAGGTCCCGGCCGAGACGCTGGTGTGGCAGGACCCGCTGCCCGCGGTCACCCACCAGCTCGTGGACGCCGAGGACATCGCCTCTCTCAAGGAGCAGGTCCTCGCCGCGGGCGTGCCGGTCTCCGAGCTCGTCTCCACCGCGTGGGCGTCCGCCTCGTCCTTCCGCGGCAGCGACAAGCGCGGCGGCGCCAACGGCGCCCGTATCCGTCTCCAGCCGCAGATCGGTTGGGAGGCCAACGACCCCGACCGGCTCGGGACGGTGCTCCGTACCCTCGAAGGTGTCCAGGAGAGCTTCAACTCCGCGCAGGACGCCAAGGGCGGCGACAAGCGGATCTCGCTCGCCGACCTGATCGTGCTCGCGGGAGCCGCGGCCGTCGAACAGGCCGCCGGGACCGCCGGCTTCGAGGTCGAGGTGCCCTTCACGCCGGGCCGCGCGGACGCGTCGCAGGAGCAGACCGACGTGGAGTCGTTCGCGGCGCTGGAGCCGTTCGCCGACGGCTTCCGCAACTACCTCGGGAAGGGCCACCGGCTGCCCGCCGAGTACCTCCTGCTCGACCGGGCGAACCTGCTGACCCTGAGCGCCCCCGAGATGACGGTCCTCGTCGGCGGTCTGCGTGTCCTGGGCGCGACCTACCAGCAGTCGTCGCTGGGCGTACTGACGGCGACCCCCGGGTCCCTGACCAACGACTTCTTCGTCAACCTGCTCGACCTGGGCACGACGTGGAAGTCGACGTCCGAGGACGAGAACACCTTCGAGGGCCGCGACACCGCCACCGGCGAGGTCAAGTGGACGGGCAGCCGCGCCGACCTGGTCTTCGGGTCGAACTCGGAGCTGCGCGCGCTCGCGGAGGTCTACGCGGGCGACGACGCGAAGGAGAAGTTCGTGAAGGACTTCGTCGCGGCGTGGACGAAGGTCTCGAACCTCGACCGGTTCGACCTCGTCTGAGCGGCCGGGTCTCAGGACGGTTGAGCGCCTGAGCCGACTGTTTCGGCCGGGTCGCCCGTACTCACGGGCGACCCGGCCGTCTCGCGTTCTACGGGGCGTACGTCGGCGGCGCCGTCAGCTGCCGTCATGACCGAGGCGGAAAAGACCGTACGAGCACCGGGACCAGTCACCGAACTGCTCGATGTGAACGCCTTCTTGGACCCGCATCATGGTCACCAACGCACCCGGGCAAACAGCCAGGTCCCGGGCCCGACGGCGGGAACCGGTCACAGGGGCCCGTGAATCGGTCGAATGCAGGGGGATGTCGGGATACGGCGCACCTCGCGCCTTCCGTGGCCGATGCTCCCCAGGGACGATGGTGTTCGGCGTACTGCCCGTGATCCCGGGAGGACGAATGGGCAAGCAGGTCAAGTGCGGATCGACCAAGACCACGACCGGCAAGCCGTGCCAGAAGCCGGCGATGATCGGCTATTCACGCTGTCAGACGCACAGGGGCGAATGGACTCCGCGGCAGAAGCGGAAGACCAAGAAACGCTGACGACGTCGGTCAGCTGCCGTACGTGTTCTTCCAGCGTCTGCGGTGGGTGTGGTCGCCCTGGCCCGTGCCGTTCAGGGGGAGCAGTTCGGGCAGTGGGGTGCCCGTGTTCCACAGGCCCAGGAGGTCGCGGTGGACGGCGAGGATGCCGTGCTGGACCGCGAGTGACAGTGCGGGCCTGCTGAACGGGCAGGTGGCCGCGAACACCGCGACGTCCGCCTTGTGGTGGAGCCAGGCCGTGCCGACGAACTTCTGCATGTCGCCGCTGGGGACGTAGCGGTGCGGGGCGTAGTGCTTGCACTGGACGACCAGTCGCCGGCCGTCGGGCAGCGTCCCGGTCACGTCCGCGCCCAGGTCGCCCGACCGGCCGCTGACCTCGACGTCCGTGCAGCCGTCGCGTCGGCACAGGTCGGCGACGTACCGCTCGAACTCCTGCCAGCTCATGGCGTCCACCTCGGCGAGCGACCGTTGGCAGGCCCCGATCGCGTCCGCCTCGCGCCACCGGCGGTCCCGGCCGCGTATCAGCCGGTCCGTACGCCACAGCCACCAGAGCGCGCCGCCCATCGCACCGGTCACGGCGGTCCCGACGACGTACGGCCAGATCTCGGCCCAGAAGGTCGCCAGCAGGAGCAGCGCCAGGACGCCACCGCTCAACAGGGCGCCCCGCCGCGACTCGTACCGTCTGCGTGCGGCCGACGGCCGCCTGCGGCGGCGCTTCCTCGTCATGCGTCCCCGAGCGTCATGTGTCCCCCAACTCCGGCCGTGGTGGCCGTATCCCCCTGGCCCGGAGAGTCTGGCCGGGGGGATGCGCGCGGCGAAAGAGGCCACTCTCGGCCAACGGGGCGTCAAGCGCGCGGCTCGAAGTGACTCGATCGTCCGGGCGAGGCTCTGCGCGCCGTGGCCCTGTGCGATCTGGCTCTCGAAGAGGGTCTGGAGAGGGGCCAGCAGCTCCACGCCGAGGCCTGGGCCTTGGTGGCGGTCAGCATGTTGGCGAGACCCACCGCGTTGATGTCGAGGTTGGACGTCTCCGTGGCGTAGTCGCCCTCGGCGACCCCAGAGCCGTCGCACTGGCGCTGGAGGGCTTGGCGGGAGCACGGGCCGCGGCCGGCCGGTACGGCCAGTCCGCGACGCTGCTGCCGCCCGCCGAGCGCCGGGACGTGGACCGGATATCGGCCGTGGCGCGCGACGCGCTCGGGGATGCGGTCTTCGACGCGTCGTTCGACCGGGGAGCGCTGCTGGACATGGACGGGGGCGCGGGCACTGGGCGCCGAGTGCCAGGACCAGGACTAGAACGAGGACGAGGACGAGGACGTGACCGTGGTCGAGTCGTGGGCGTTCGTGGACGGGCACTGGCACGGGGACGGATGCGGGGACGGGGCCCTTCCCGTGGCTCCCGACGACGCGATCGCGGTACTCCGGCGCAGGGTCGCGCACGGGACGTTCGAGTCGTGGCTGGCCGGGTCGTCCGGTCGGCTGCTCGCCGTCGTGACCAATGCCGAGCGCGCGATGGTGATGCTCCTGAACGGTGCGGGAGACCCGGGCGAGCACGCCACCGACCCGGGGCCGAGGGCTGGAGCGACGGATTCGTCCTGGCGAACGGGCAGAGCGACGAGTATCCGGACGAGGACACCGTGCCTCTCGAAGAGGCGCTTCGAATCGTCCGCCATGTTCTCGCGACGGGCGGACCGCCAGCCGACGCGGCGTGGACGGTCGACCGCTGAGTGCCGAACCGCGATCGGCGGACAACGGCCTTCAGGACAGCACCCTTGAGGACAGCGGCCGTGACGACAGCGGCTCTCAGGACAGCAGGCGCCGCTCCTTCGCCAGTGCCACCGCCCCCGAGCGGGTGTCGACCCCCAACTTGACGTAGATACGACCCAGATGGGTCTTCACCGTCGCCTCGCTGATGAAGAGCGCACGGGCGATGTCGCGGTTTCCGAGTCCGCGTGCCAGTTGCCGGAGTATTTCCAGCTCCCGCTCCGACAAGGCGGGGCGCGGGCTCCGCAGTTGGGCCAGGACCCGGTCCGCGACCGGCGCCGAGATGTCTGGTGGCCGTCACGCCGTCCATGCCGTCGCCGAGCTGGAGGTCCATCAGTACGACGTCGGACCGTACGCGCGCCGCCACCGCCAGCGCCTCCTCGCCACTGCCCGCCTCACCGACCACCTCGATGCCGTCGGTGCTGGACAGCAGCGCGCGCAGACCGGCGCGTACGACCACGTGGTCGTCGCACAGCAGGATCCGTACGGGAGTTGTGGGCTCCGGCGACTCCGCGCCCGTACTCATGAGGTGCCCCTTCCCGATGTGTCGAGCGCGGGGGCGGGAGCGGGAACGGCAGCGAGAGGTACGGCCGCCGTTACGACCGTGCCCTCGCCCGGCTCGGACTCCACCGTGAGCGTGCCGCCCAACTGCCGTGCCCGGACCCGCATCGCGGGCAGCCCGTGCCCGCGCCCGGGGCGCCCCTTCGCGCCGGCGGTCGCGCCGTCCGCCGGCGCCGCGACCGCGAAACCGCGGCCGTCGTCCGCGATGTCCAGGGAGATCTGATCGTCCAGGCAGGTCAGGGTCAGCGCGGCCCGTGTCGCGCCCGCGTGCTCGCGCACGTTGGCCAGCGCGCCCTGCGCGATGCGCAGCAGCGCCGCCTCGACCCGTTCCGGCAGCGGGCCCGGCGCGCCGTCCAGGTGGAGGACCACCGTCAGCCCCGCACCGCTCTCTCGTTCGGCGAGCGCGGCGAGTGCCGGGGCGAGCGTCCGTTCGGCGAGGTCGGCCGGGGCGAGGTCGTGGACGAACCGGCGTGCCTCGGTGAGGCTGCGGGACGCGATCCCGGCCGCGTCCCGCATGTGTCCGCGCGCCGCGTCCGGGTCGGTGTGCCAGGCTGCGGCAACCTGCGCGCGGGCTGGCGGTCATCGGCCATCTGGAGCCGGGGCACTACTACGGGATCGACATCTCCCCCGACATACTCGCCGCCGCCCAGGACACCCTCGTCCGCCAAGGGCTCCAGGACCGCCTCCCCACCCTCACCCCGGTCCGCGACCTGGAGTTCAGCTTCCTCCCCGACGCCCACTTCGACGTGGTCCACGCGCACAGCGTCTTCTCGCACTCACCGCTGCCGGTGATCGACGA
Proteins encoded in this window:
- the nhaA gene encoding Na+/H+ antiporter NhaA, whose translation is MRRDSEERSPFLAVPSWRERTAVARALRTETVGGLVLLAAALAALIWANSPWSESYSSVRDTHFGIGALGLDLSVGHWAADGLLTVFFLVAGIELKRELVAGELRTPAAAALPVVAAVCGMAVPALLYVAVARTGGGSLSGWAVPMATDIAFALAVLAVLSTHLPSAMRAFLLTLAVVDDLGAILVIALFFTSDLNLLALGGAVGGLVLFYALQRLRVRGWWWYVPLGIAIWALMYNGGVHATVAGVAMGLILRATPDDDTGGRKPEQTSPGARTEHLLRPFSAGVAVPLFALFAAGVSVSVSSMGEVFTRPEPLGVIAGLVIGKIVGIFAGTYLAVRFTRARLNPDLAWADVFALAALAGIGFTVSLLIGELAFPDPAQAEHIKAAVLAGSVIAALLAVLLVKRRDRIYRRLFEEENRDDDLDGVPDIYQREPDGAA
- a CDS encoding alanine/glycine:cation symporter family protein, producing the protein MSLDSFTESVDESVSGFFEPIASWLGEVVFYAVPVGGTDLPLIVAWLVVAGLVFTGWFGLIQFRRFRLAVDVVRGKYDDKSAAGEVNHFQALTAAVSGTVGLGNIAGVAVAVSIGGPGATFWMILCGLLGMASKFVEVTLGVKYREVHADGTVSGGPMHYLPKGFAERFGSTGARFGKVLAVLASAMILFFGLFGGNLFQVNQSYAQLVSVTGGEDGAMGSSAGALFFGILVAALVGIVLLGGIRSIASVTSRLVPAMAAVYIAACLAVILVHVGEVPSAVATIVEGAFNPEGVAGGVLGALIIGFKRAAFSNEAGLGSAPIAHSAVKTKHPASEGLVALLEPFIDTVIICTMTALTIVIANPASWAEARTGEEIGGVTITSDAFETVLPWFPYILTVAVMLFAISTVLTWGYYGLKAWSYLFGRSRASEITYKVIYTLFAVAGSLLTLQTLIDMADAVLFTLAVINIIGLYFLAPVVKRELETFLAYVRRHDSGEVQDPAAEKAPAPSES
- a CDS encoding Fur family transcriptional regulator; the protein is MSDLLERLRGRGWRMTSQRRVVAQVLDGDHVHLTADEVHALAAWRLPEISRATVYNTLGELVSIGEVIEVSTEGRAKRYDPNAHRPHQHLICSDCGTIRDVHPTGDPLSALPPEERFGFTVSTAEVTYRGLCPACG
- the katG gene encoding catalase/peroxidase HPI; translated protein: MSDNHDAIVVDAKSEEAGGGCPVAHGRAPHPTQGGGNREWWPERLNLKILAKNPAVANPLGEGFDYAEAFKSLDLPAVKQDIAEVLTTSQDWWPADFGHYGPFIIRMAWHSAGTYRISDGRGGAGAGQQRFAPLNSWPDNGNLDKARRLLWPVKKKYGQSLSWADLMILAGNVALETMGFETFGFAGGRADVWEPEEDVYWGPETTWLDDKRYSGDRNLESPLGAVQMGLIYVNPEGPNGSPDPLASARDIRETFRRMAMNDEETVALIAGGHTFGKTHGAGPAESVGADPEASAIEDQGFGWKNSHGTGKGGDTITSGLEGIWTNTPITWDNSFLEILYGYEWELFKSPAGANQWRPKDNGGAGSVPDAHDASKSHAPTMLTTDLALRVDPAYEQISRRFLENPAEFADAFARAWFKLTHRDMGPVVRYLGPEVPAETLVWQDPLPAVTHQLVDAEDIASLKEQVLAAGVPVSELVSTAWASASSFRGSDKRGGANGARIRLQPQIGWEANDPDRLGTVLRTLEGVQESFNSAQDAKGGDKRISLADLIVLAGAAAVEQAAGTAGFEVEVPFTPGRADASQEQTDVESFAALEPFADGFRNYLGKGHRLPAEYLLLDRANLLTLSAPEMTVLVGGLRVLGATYQQSSLGVLTATPGSLTNDFFVNLLDLGTTWKSTSEDENTFEGRDTATGEVKWTGSRADLVFGSNSELRALAEVYAGDDAKEKFVKDFVAAWTKVSNLDRFDLV
- a CDS encoding restriction endonuclease is translated as MGGALWWLWRTDRLIRGRDRRWREADAIGACQRSLAEVDAMSWQEFERYVADLCRRDGCTDVEVSGRSGDLGADVTGTLPDGRRLVVQCKHYAPHRYVPSGDMQKFVGTAWLHHKADVAVFAATCPFSRPALSLAVQHGILAVHRDLLGLWNTGTPLPELLPLNGTGQGDHTHRRRWKNTYGS